Proteins co-encoded in one Pseudoliparis swirei isolate HS2019 ecotype Mariana Trench chromosome 7, NWPU_hadal_v1, whole genome shotgun sequence genomic window:
- the mlxip gene encoding MLX-interacting protein isoform X3, translating into MAAGEMSSRYTYRRPPSSIKQEQEDDSDSESQLLAPKRLDGLESQIIHSGHFMVSSPHIEHPPKKGYDFDTVNTQTCQTYRFGNLRMSHLSIDASLTKLFECMTLAYSGNLVSPKWKNFRGLKLLWRDKIRLNNAIWRAWYMQYVEKRENPVCHFATPLDGSMDVDVHRPAEVSATDGICWKRRIEIVIREYHKWRAYFKKRLQKHQDDDLSSLLKDDETAVRRLPRRHNETPAPMEMDPLFDMDVLMSEFSDTLFSTLASHQPIAWPNPREIAHAGNADMIQPGLIPLQPNLDFMDSFDPLQDLFHSLRQPAFPSVLPTAPSVTPQPSSRSQSQAELMSSMLASNNSSAPGPLPISSPIAAQTSRTSGGRDDAIFVQNYMPLFSGHVVPRDQAAVSSVSRPLSHDPLAQCLPGQDMASAAPMVASPLDNIPALDETVEPSAITHETSSTVKPSDAGTNFSHASDYSSISPQPPPPPSQLQPLAPLTASSVQHPQTFALPRPPFQASSANKSRPVKRIAPANTLSSSHLILTAPFPCHASAVIVTPSPLKGDVVRNTGVVITPQLGGTQKSPQPIVPKETSSSRDSPKAPSSVGHSQPGSSEGSPHGLDQVPSPQSLISSTTPLVKNEQNQSRRSAFISAEQKRRSNINIGFKTLCNMVPTLKSQSNISSAVTLQKTLDHIWKLQQERQQMLEEVKRLREEIEEINTSISLCQKQLPVTGVPIRRNQFVHMQEKFNEYVKNRTLQNWKFWIFSIIIKPLFESFNGMVLTTSRAELCQTTMQWLDRHCSLPALRPMVLSTLRQLSTTTSILSDPSLLSEEAIQAVTHTDGWSFSLR; encoded by the exons ATGGCTGCTGGAGAGATGTCCTCACGGTACACGTATCGGCGCCCGCCGTCGAGCAtaaagcaggagcaggaggacgacTCGGACTCGGAGAGCCAGCTGCTGGCCCCGAAGAGGCTGGACGGGCTGGAGTCGCAGATCATCCACAGCGGACACTTCATGGTGTCATCGCCCCACATCGAGCACCCTCCGAAGAAAGGCTACGACTTCGATACTGTCAACACACAGACCTGTCAGACTTATCGTTTTGGCAATCTGAGGATGTCACATCTCTCCATAGATGCGTCTCTGACCAAACTCTTTGAGTGCATGACTCTTGCGTACAG TGGTAATTTGGTGTCTCCTAAATGGAAGAACTTCCGAGGTCTAAAACTGCTTTGGAGAGACAAGATCCGCCTCAACAACGCCATATGGAGGGCTTGGTATATGCAGT ATGTGGAGAAAAGGGAGAATCCTGTTTGTCACTTTGCAACTCCTCTGGATGGAAGCATGGATGTAGACGTCCATCGTCCTGCAGAG GTCAGTGCCACAGATGGAATATGCTGGAAAAGACGAATTGAAATTGTCATCAGAGAATACCACAAGTGGAGagcatactttaaaaaaagg TTACAAAAGCACCAGGATGATGACCTCTCAAGCTTGCTTAAG GATGACGAGACAGCTGTGCGCCGCCTGCCTCGCAGGCATAATGAAACCCCTGCCCCGATGGAGATGGACCCTCTCTTCGACATGGACGTTCTGATGTCTGAGTTTTCAGACACGTTGTTCTCCACGTTGGCCTCGCACCAACCCATAGCCTGGCCTAATCCAAGGGAGATTG CACATGCAGGGAACGCAGACATGATCCAACCAGGACTCATCCCGTTACAACCCAACCTAGACTTCATGGACTCTTTTGATCCACTGCAAG ACTTATTTCACAGCCTCCGTCAGCCTGCCTTCCCCTCTGTTTTACCCACTGCTCCATCAGTCACCCCTCAACCCAGCAGCCGCTCACAGTCACAG GCTGAGTTAATGTCCTCCATGCTCGCAAGCAACAACAGCTCCGCTCCTGGCCCCCTGCCCATCTCCTCTCCCATAGCCGCTCAAACCAGTCGAACATCCGGTGGTAGAGATGATGCTATCTTTGTACAAAACTACATGCCTCTGTTTTCTGGGCACGTGGTGCCAAGAGATCAAGCAGCCGTCTCCTCAGTTTCTCGGCCATTATCCCATGATCCTCTGGCACAGTGTCTTCCTGGTCAGGACATGGCCTCAGCAGCACCTATGGTTGCATCGCCCTTGGACAACATCCCAGCGCTGGATGAGACCGTCGAACCATCTGCGATTACACACGAGACCTCCTCGACGGTTAAACCCAGCGATGCAGGAACCAACTTCAGCCACGCCTCAGACTATAGCTCCATATCCCCacagcctccacctcctccttctcagcTTCAGCCCTTGGCTCCATTAACTGCCTCGTCTGTCCAACACCCTCAAACATTTGCCCTGCCACGCCCCCCCTTTCAGGCATCCAGTGCCAACAAAAGCCGCCCTGTGAAAAGGATTGCTCCTGCTaacaccctctcctcctcccacctcattCTCACAG CCCCTTTCCCATGTCATGCTAGTGCTGTAATTGTTACACCATCGCCTCTGAAAGGAGATGTGGTCCGTAATACTGGAGTGGTCATCACTCCTCAACTTGGAGG GACACAGAAGTCTCCCCAGCCGATTGTCCCCAAAGAAACTTCTTCCAGCCGCGACAGTCCAAAAGCCCCCTCCAGTGTCG gtcACAGTCAGCCAGGATCAAGTGAAGGATCCCCACATGGGTTAGATCAAGTTCCTAGTCCCCAGTCACTGATCAGCAGCACTACACCTCTGGTAAAGAACGAACAAAAtcag AGCCGGAGGTCAGCATTCATATCTGCGGAGCAAAAGAGACGATCAAACATAAACATTGGCTTTAAAACACTCTGCAACATGGTTCCCACTCTGAAGTCCCAATCAAAT ATCAGTAGTGCAGTCACGTTGCAGAAGACGTTGGATCACATTTGGAAGCTGCAACAGGAGAGGCAGCAGATGCTGGAAGAGGTCAAGAGGCTACGAGAGGAGATTGAGGAGATCAACACCTCCATTAG CTTGTGTCAGAAGCAGCTGCCGGTAACGGGGGTCCCGATCAGGCGAAATCAGTTTGTCCACATGCAGGAGAAGTTCAATGAATATGTGAAGAACCGCACCCTTCAGAACTGGAAGTTCTGGATT TTCAGCATCATCATCAAGCCTCTCTTTGAGTCTTTCAATGGGATGGTGTTGACCACAAGCAGGGCAGAGCTGTGTCAGACCACAATGCAATGGCTCGATCGTCACTGCTCCCTTCCAGCCCTCCGACCCA TGGTGCTGAGTACCCTCCGCCAGCTGAGCACCACCACGTCCATACTCAGTGATCCGTCCCTGCTGTCTGAAGAAGCCATCCAGGCCGTCACGCACACAGACGGGTGGTCTTTCTCTCTGAGGTGA
- the mlxip gene encoding MLX-interacting protein isoform X1, translating to MAAGEMSSRYTYRRPPSSIKQEQEDDSDSESQLLAPKRLDGLESQIIHSGHFMVSSPHIEHPPKKGYDFDTVNTQTCQTYRFGNLRMSHLSIDASLTKLFECMTLAYSGNLVSPKWKNFRGLKLLWRDKIRLNNAIWRAWYMQYVEKRENPVCHFATPLDGSMDVDVHRPAEVSATDGICWKRRIEIVIREYHKWRAYFKKRLQKHQDDDLSSLLKGPEEQLLLFGEVSPEMLRVCFYQDDETAVRRLPRRHNETPAPMEMDPLFDMDVLMSEFSDTLFSTLASHQPIAWPNPREIAHAGNADMIQPGLIPLQPNLDFMDSFDPLQDLFHSLRQPAFPSVLPTAPSVTPQPSSRSQSQAELMSSMLASNNSSAPGPLPISSPIAAQTSRTSGGRDDAIFVQNYMPLFSGHVVPRDQAAVSSVSRPLSHDPLAQCLPGQDMASAAPMVASPLDNIPALDETVEPSAITHETSSTVKPSDAGTNFSHASDYSSISPQPPPPPSQLQPLAPLTASSVQHPQTFALPRPPFQASSANKSRPVKRIAPANTLSSSHLILTAPFPCHASAVIVTPSPLKGDVVRNTGVVITPQLGGTQKSPQPIVPKETSSSRDSPKAPSSVGHSQPGSSEGSPHGLDQVPSPQSLISSTTPLVKNEQNQSRRSAFISAEQKRRSNINIGFKTLCNMVPTLKSQSNISSAVTLQKTLDHIWKLQQERQQMLEEVKRLREEIEEINTSISLCQKQLPVTGVPIRRNQFVHMQEKFNEYVKNRTLQNWKFWIFSIIIKPLFESFNGMVLTTSRAELCQTTMQWLDRHCSLPALRPMVLSTLRQLSTTTSILSDPSLLSEEAIQAVTHTDGWSFSLR from the exons ATGGCTGCTGGAGAGATGTCCTCACGGTACACGTATCGGCGCCCGCCGTCGAGCAtaaagcaggagcaggaggacgacTCGGACTCGGAGAGCCAGCTGCTGGCCCCGAAGAGGCTGGACGGGCTGGAGTCGCAGATCATCCACAGCGGACACTTCATGGTGTCATCGCCCCACATCGAGCACCCTCCGAAGAAAGGCTACGACTTCGATACTGTCAACACACAGACCTGTCAGACTTATCGTTTTGGCAATCTGAGGATGTCACATCTCTCCATAGATGCGTCTCTGACCAAACTCTTTGAGTGCATGACTCTTGCGTACAG TGGTAATTTGGTGTCTCCTAAATGGAAGAACTTCCGAGGTCTAAAACTGCTTTGGAGAGACAAGATCCGCCTCAACAACGCCATATGGAGGGCTTGGTATATGCAGT ATGTGGAGAAAAGGGAGAATCCTGTTTGTCACTTTGCAACTCCTCTGGATGGAAGCATGGATGTAGACGTCCATCGTCCTGCAGAG GTCAGTGCCACAGATGGAATATGCTGGAAAAGACGAATTGAAATTGTCATCAGAGAATACCACAAGTGGAGagcatactttaaaaaaagg TTACAAAAGCACCAGGATGATGACCTCTCAAGCTTGCTTAAG GGACCAGAGGAGCAGTTATTGCTGTTTGGGgaagtctctccagagatgcTCCGTGTCTGCTTTTATCAGGATGACGAGACAGCTGTGCGCCGCCTGCCTCGCAGGCATAATGAAACCCCTGCCCCGATGGAGATGGACCCTCTCTTCGACATGGACGTTCTGATGTCTGAGTTTTCAGACACGTTGTTCTCCACGTTGGCCTCGCACCAACCCATAGCCTGGCCTAATCCAAGGGAGATTG CACATGCAGGGAACGCAGACATGATCCAACCAGGACTCATCCCGTTACAACCCAACCTAGACTTCATGGACTCTTTTGATCCACTGCAAG ACTTATTTCACAGCCTCCGTCAGCCTGCCTTCCCCTCTGTTTTACCCACTGCTCCATCAGTCACCCCTCAACCCAGCAGCCGCTCACAGTCACAG GCTGAGTTAATGTCCTCCATGCTCGCAAGCAACAACAGCTCCGCTCCTGGCCCCCTGCCCATCTCCTCTCCCATAGCCGCTCAAACCAGTCGAACATCCGGTGGTAGAGATGATGCTATCTTTGTACAAAACTACATGCCTCTGTTTTCTGGGCACGTGGTGCCAAGAGATCAAGCAGCCGTCTCCTCAGTTTCTCGGCCATTATCCCATGATCCTCTGGCACAGTGTCTTCCTGGTCAGGACATGGCCTCAGCAGCACCTATGGTTGCATCGCCCTTGGACAACATCCCAGCGCTGGATGAGACCGTCGAACCATCTGCGATTACACACGAGACCTCCTCGACGGTTAAACCCAGCGATGCAGGAACCAACTTCAGCCACGCCTCAGACTATAGCTCCATATCCCCacagcctccacctcctccttctcagcTTCAGCCCTTGGCTCCATTAACTGCCTCGTCTGTCCAACACCCTCAAACATTTGCCCTGCCACGCCCCCCCTTTCAGGCATCCAGTGCCAACAAAAGCCGCCCTGTGAAAAGGATTGCTCCTGCTaacaccctctcctcctcccacctcattCTCACAG CCCCTTTCCCATGTCATGCTAGTGCTGTAATTGTTACACCATCGCCTCTGAAAGGAGATGTGGTCCGTAATACTGGAGTGGTCATCACTCCTCAACTTGGAGG GACACAGAAGTCTCCCCAGCCGATTGTCCCCAAAGAAACTTCTTCCAGCCGCGACAGTCCAAAAGCCCCCTCCAGTGTCG gtcACAGTCAGCCAGGATCAAGTGAAGGATCCCCACATGGGTTAGATCAAGTTCCTAGTCCCCAGTCACTGATCAGCAGCACTACACCTCTGGTAAAGAACGAACAAAAtcag AGCCGGAGGTCAGCATTCATATCTGCGGAGCAAAAGAGACGATCAAACATAAACATTGGCTTTAAAACACTCTGCAACATGGTTCCCACTCTGAAGTCCCAATCAAAT ATCAGTAGTGCAGTCACGTTGCAGAAGACGTTGGATCACATTTGGAAGCTGCAACAGGAGAGGCAGCAGATGCTGGAAGAGGTCAAGAGGCTACGAGAGGAGATTGAGGAGATCAACACCTCCATTAG CTTGTGTCAGAAGCAGCTGCCGGTAACGGGGGTCCCGATCAGGCGAAATCAGTTTGTCCACATGCAGGAGAAGTTCAATGAATATGTGAAGAACCGCACCCTTCAGAACTGGAAGTTCTGGATT TTCAGCATCATCATCAAGCCTCTCTTTGAGTCTTTCAATGGGATGGTGTTGACCACAAGCAGGGCAGAGCTGTGTCAGACCACAATGCAATGGCTCGATCGTCACTGCTCCCTTCCAGCCCTCCGACCCA TGGTGCTGAGTACCCTCCGCCAGCTGAGCACCACCACGTCCATACTCAGTGATCCGTCCCTGCTGTCTGAAGAAGCCATCCAGGCCGTCACGCACACAGACGGGTGGTCTTTCTCTCTGAGGTGA
- the mlxip gene encoding MLX-interacting protein isoform X2 yields the protein MAAGEMSSRYTYRRPPSSIKQEQEDDSDSESQLLAPKRLDGLESQIIHSGHFMVSSPHIEHPPKKGYDFDTVNTQTCQTYRFGNLRMSHLSIDASLTKLFECMTLAYSGNLVSPKWKNFRGLKLLWRDKIRLNNAIWRAWYMQYVEKRENPVCHFATPLDGSMDVDVHRPAEVSATDGICWKRRIEIVIREYHKWRAYFKKRLQKHQDDDLSSLLKGPEEQLLLFGEVSPEMLRVCFYQDDETAVRRLPRRHNETPAPMEMDPLFDMDVLMSEFSDTLFSTLASHQPIAWPNPREIAHAGNADMIQPGLIPLQPNLDFMDSFDPLQDLFHSLRQPAFPSVLPTAPSVTPQPSSRSQSQAELMSSMLASNNSSAPGPLPISSPIAAQTSRTSGGRDDAIFVQNYMPLFSGHVVPRDQAAVSSVSRPLSHDPLAQCLPGQDMASAAPMVASPLDNIPALDETVEPSAITHETSSTVKPSDAGTNFSHASDYSSISPQPPPPPSQLQPLAPLTASSVQHPQTFALPRPPFQASSANKSRPVKRIAPANTLSSSHLILTAPFPCHASAVIVTPSPLKGDVVRNTGVVITPQLGGKSPQPIVPKETSSSRDSPKAPSSVGHSQPGSSEGSPHGLDQVPSPQSLISSTTPLVKNEQNQSRRSAFISAEQKRRSNINIGFKTLCNMVPTLKSQSNISSAVTLQKTLDHIWKLQQERQQMLEEVKRLREEIEEINTSISLCQKQLPVTGVPIRRNQFVHMQEKFNEYVKNRTLQNWKFWIFSIIIKPLFESFNGMVLTTSRAELCQTTMQWLDRHCSLPALRPMVLSTLRQLSTTTSILSDPSLLSEEAIQAVTHTDGWSFSLR from the exons ATGGCTGCTGGAGAGATGTCCTCACGGTACACGTATCGGCGCCCGCCGTCGAGCAtaaagcaggagcaggaggacgacTCGGACTCGGAGAGCCAGCTGCTGGCCCCGAAGAGGCTGGACGGGCTGGAGTCGCAGATCATCCACAGCGGACACTTCATGGTGTCATCGCCCCACATCGAGCACCCTCCGAAGAAAGGCTACGACTTCGATACTGTCAACACACAGACCTGTCAGACTTATCGTTTTGGCAATCTGAGGATGTCACATCTCTCCATAGATGCGTCTCTGACCAAACTCTTTGAGTGCATGACTCTTGCGTACAG TGGTAATTTGGTGTCTCCTAAATGGAAGAACTTCCGAGGTCTAAAACTGCTTTGGAGAGACAAGATCCGCCTCAACAACGCCATATGGAGGGCTTGGTATATGCAGT ATGTGGAGAAAAGGGAGAATCCTGTTTGTCACTTTGCAACTCCTCTGGATGGAAGCATGGATGTAGACGTCCATCGTCCTGCAGAG GTCAGTGCCACAGATGGAATATGCTGGAAAAGACGAATTGAAATTGTCATCAGAGAATACCACAAGTGGAGagcatactttaaaaaaagg TTACAAAAGCACCAGGATGATGACCTCTCAAGCTTGCTTAAG GGACCAGAGGAGCAGTTATTGCTGTTTGGGgaagtctctccagagatgcTCCGTGTCTGCTTTTATCAGGATGACGAGACAGCTGTGCGCCGCCTGCCTCGCAGGCATAATGAAACCCCTGCCCCGATGGAGATGGACCCTCTCTTCGACATGGACGTTCTGATGTCTGAGTTTTCAGACACGTTGTTCTCCACGTTGGCCTCGCACCAACCCATAGCCTGGCCTAATCCAAGGGAGATTG CACATGCAGGGAACGCAGACATGATCCAACCAGGACTCATCCCGTTACAACCCAACCTAGACTTCATGGACTCTTTTGATCCACTGCAAG ACTTATTTCACAGCCTCCGTCAGCCTGCCTTCCCCTCTGTTTTACCCACTGCTCCATCAGTCACCCCTCAACCCAGCAGCCGCTCACAGTCACAG GCTGAGTTAATGTCCTCCATGCTCGCAAGCAACAACAGCTCCGCTCCTGGCCCCCTGCCCATCTCCTCTCCCATAGCCGCTCAAACCAGTCGAACATCCGGTGGTAGAGATGATGCTATCTTTGTACAAAACTACATGCCTCTGTTTTCTGGGCACGTGGTGCCAAGAGATCAAGCAGCCGTCTCCTCAGTTTCTCGGCCATTATCCCATGATCCTCTGGCACAGTGTCTTCCTGGTCAGGACATGGCCTCAGCAGCACCTATGGTTGCATCGCCCTTGGACAACATCCCAGCGCTGGATGAGACCGTCGAACCATCTGCGATTACACACGAGACCTCCTCGACGGTTAAACCCAGCGATGCAGGAACCAACTTCAGCCACGCCTCAGACTATAGCTCCATATCCCCacagcctccacctcctccttctcagcTTCAGCCCTTGGCTCCATTAACTGCCTCGTCTGTCCAACACCCTCAAACATTTGCCCTGCCACGCCCCCCCTTTCAGGCATCCAGTGCCAACAAAAGCCGCCCTGTGAAAAGGATTGCTCCTGCTaacaccctctcctcctcccacctcattCTCACAG CCCCTTTCCCATGTCATGCTAGTGCTGTAATTGTTACACCATCGCCTCTGAAAGGAGATGTGGTCCGTAATACTGGAGTGGTCATCACTCCTCAACTTGGAGGG AAGTCTCCCCAGCCGATTGTCCCCAAAGAAACTTCTTCCAGCCGCGACAGTCCAAAAGCCCCCTCCAGTGTCG gtcACAGTCAGCCAGGATCAAGTGAAGGATCCCCACATGGGTTAGATCAAGTTCCTAGTCCCCAGTCACTGATCAGCAGCACTACACCTCTGGTAAAGAACGAACAAAAtcag AGCCGGAGGTCAGCATTCATATCTGCGGAGCAAAAGAGACGATCAAACATAAACATTGGCTTTAAAACACTCTGCAACATGGTTCCCACTCTGAAGTCCCAATCAAAT ATCAGTAGTGCAGTCACGTTGCAGAAGACGTTGGATCACATTTGGAAGCTGCAACAGGAGAGGCAGCAGATGCTGGAAGAGGTCAAGAGGCTACGAGAGGAGATTGAGGAGATCAACACCTCCATTAG CTTGTGTCAGAAGCAGCTGCCGGTAACGGGGGTCCCGATCAGGCGAAATCAGTTTGTCCACATGCAGGAGAAGTTCAATGAATATGTGAAGAACCGCACCCTTCAGAACTGGAAGTTCTGGATT TTCAGCATCATCATCAAGCCTCTCTTTGAGTCTTTCAATGGGATGGTGTTGACCACAAGCAGGGCAGAGCTGTGTCAGACCACAATGCAATGGCTCGATCGTCACTGCTCCCTTCCAGCCCTCCGACCCA TGGTGCTGAGTACCCTCCGCCAGCTGAGCACCACCACGTCCATACTCAGTGATCCGTCCCTGCTGTCTGAAGAAGCCATCCAGGCCGTCACGCACACAGACGGGTGGTCTTTCTCTCTGAGGTGA
- the LOC130196096 gene encoding leucine-rich repeat-containing protein 43-like — protein MSSNKLSAVLEKQIHSLCLNDFPCGYGTWRKTKDSPEGAETEDTDALLDLLSCPHSPWQHDASWSPQAPALRQLAVLTPDRLHTDFIYNYFTTLRIVGKGVSVIDDSLLKFSKLEELVLSNNKISEIPPENLPISLKMLELRANRLSALNSLTSGRPPRLQYLGLGSNSLGSHDDTRHLTGRHWPQLVCLDLSDCEFKDQQALLSALSTLTCLRTLVLEGNPFTLAPSYPGFTVDSLPQLSCLDTSWISADERQCFRGLAKNTDLIVDRASATVSVGSVKGIPNPLMRVDGNAENAPVVNYGYFITYEFLSHQTVNLNLDRKSKSEADDVRRESSEPDTQDSMVYPEETCHDIAHVSGHSTSKLTWSECMDFSHTQTYIVSDLGGLKRFFNRGLYLTIEEEKVLSWPAASEDVPVANPSRPVKEKKSVKGKESPIKSGSTKDKSTDKKKKPVPQLVQDAPIRRILQSVHVPLQSLLTGAQQIDVLCDLGALHTESGVEASQTLEKDLGKKIKEDMKKDKESKQRGGSGTKPKNIAASKGKGKGGQESKMDFHTNKSTAVKLEPVTVELNVKLEKWQSASQAHQLLLPQQNS, from the exons ATGAGCTCAAACAAGCTTTCTGCTGTGTTGGAGAAGCAGATTCACAGCCTTTGTCTGAATGACTTTCCCTGTGGATACGGCACCTGG AGAAAGACCAAAGACAGTCCAGAGGGAgcagagacagaggacacagacgCCCTCCTGGATCTGCTGAGCTGCCCTCACTCTCCATGGCAACATGATGCATCATGGAGCCCTCAAGCTCCGGCCCTGAGACAACTGGCTGTGCTCACTCCTGACCGCCTGCACACAGACTTCATTTATAACTACTTCACAACGCTTCGCATTGTGGGCAAGGGT gtatcAGTCATCGACGACAGCCTGTTAAAGTTCTCAAAGCTGGAGGAATTGGTGCTAAGCAACAACAAAATCTCAGAAATCCCTCCAGAAAACCTTCCCATCTCTTTGAAG ATGTTGGAGCTTCGTGCCAACCGGTTGTCGGCTCTAAACAGCCTCACCAGCGGCCGGCCTCCCCGCCTCCAGTACCTCGGCCTCGGCTCCAACAGCCTGGGTTCACATGACGACACCCGTCATCTTACTGGAAGACACTG GCCACAGCTGGTGTGTCTGGACCTGAGTGACTGTGAGTTTAAGGACCAGCAGGCCCTGCTGAGCGCCCTGAGCACGCTCACCTGCCTCCGGACACTGGTGCTGGAGGGAAACCCATTCACTCTGGCTCCCTCCTACCCGGGCTTCACTGTGGACAGTCTCCCTCAGCTCTCTTGCCTGGACACCTCATGGATCTCCGCTGACGAAAGGCAGTGTTTTAGGGGCTTGGCCAAGAACACCG ATCTGATAGTGGACCGGGCCTCAGCCACAGTTAGTGTGGGCAGCGTGAAGGGAATCCCAAACCCATTGATGAGAGTGGATGGAAATGCTGAAAATGCTCCTGTTGTCAACTACGGCTATTTCATCACATACGAGTTCCTCAGCCATCAAACTGTTAACTTG AACTTAGACAGGAAGTCTAAATCGGAGGCTGATGATGTTAGAAGAGAATCATCCGAACCAGACACACAAGACTCAATGGTGTATCCTGAGGAAACCTGCCATGATATAGCACATG TGTCAGGACACAGCACATCAAAGCTGACGTGGTCAGAGTGCATGGACTTCAGTCACACACAAACCTACATTGTTAGCGATCTGGGAGGCTTAAAGAGATTCTTCAATCGAGGACTTTATCTTACAATAGAGGAGGAAAAG GTCCTGTCATGGCCTGCAGCCTCTGAAGATGTCCCTGTGGCCAATCCCAGCCGACCggtaaaagagaagaaaagcgTGAAAGGGAAAGAA TCTCCAATCAAATCTGGATCCACCAAAGACAAGTCTacagacaaaaagaagaaacctgTTCCACAGCTGGTCCAGGATGCGCCCATCAGAAGAATACTACAGTCTGTCCACGTCCCCCTGCAAAGCCTGCTCACAGGAGCACAACAGATTGATGTCCTCTGTGACCTTGGGGCTCTGCACACCGAGTCCGGGGTGGAAGCTTCACAAACACTTGAAAAG GATCTGGGGAAGAAAATCaaagaagacatgaagaagGACAAGGAATCAAAGCAGAGAGGAGGCAGCGGCACTAAACCGAAGAATATAGCAGCTTCAAAAG GCAAAGGAAAAGGAGGGCAGGAATCCAAGATGGACTTCCACACAAACAAATCCACGGCCGTAAAACTGGAACCGGTGACTGTGGAGTTGAATGTGAAGCTGGAGAAATGGCAGTCTGCATCTCAAGCTCATCAACTTCTGCTCCCACAACAAAACTCCTGA